In Acipenser ruthenus chromosome 15, fAciRut3.2 maternal haplotype, whole genome shotgun sequence, a genomic segment contains:
- the LOC117422667 gene encoding endoribonuclease Dicer-like — protein MAGLQLVTPASSPMGPFFGLPWQQEAIHDNIYTPRKYQVELLEAALEHNTIVCLNTGSGKTFIAVLLTKELSHQIRGDFGKNGKRTVFLVNTASNVIQQAATVETHSDLLVGEYTNVEMTHTWTEEEWNHEITEKQVLVMTCHIFLHVLKKGYLHLSKINLLVFDECHLAITDHPYREIMKMCEDCSSCPRILGLTASILNGKCDPSELEEKILNLERILKSNAETATDLVVLDRYSSQPREVVLDCGPYVDKSGLCERLFNELDEALNFLNDCNISALREDRDPTFISKQVLSDCQAVLTVLGPWCADKVAGIMVRELQKYIKHEQEELNRKLLLFTDTILRKIHALCEEHFSPASLDLKFVTPKVMKLLQILHEYKPYERQQFESVEWYNNRNQDNYVSWSDSEDEDEDEEIEEKEKPEANFPSPFTNILCGIIFVERRYTAVVLNRLIKEAGKLDPELAYISSNFITGHSIGKNQPRNKQMEVEFRKQEEVLRKFRAHETNLLIATSIVEEGVDIPKCNLVVRFDLPTEYRSYVQSKGRARAPVSNYIMLADTERTKTFEEDLKTYKSIEKILRNKCSKATDYSELEVEPVVDDDNILPPYVLRSEDGGPRVTINTAIGHVNRYCARLPSDPFTHLAPKCKTMELRNGSYRSTLYLPINSPLRVPVTGPTMSCARLAEKAVALLCCEKLHKIGELDDHLMPVGKETVKYEEELDLHDEEETSVPGRPGSTKRRQCYPKAIPECLRNSYPVPEKLCYLYVIGMALTTPLPDELNFRRRKLYPPEDTTRCFGILTAKPIPRIPHFPVYTRSGEVTISIELQKSGFTLSAQQLELITRLHQYIFSHILRLEKPALEFKPTEADSTYCVLPLNVVEDSKTLDLDFKFMEDIEKSEARVGIPNTQYTKENLFSFKLEDYQDAVIIPRYRNFDQPHRFYVADVYTDLTPLGKFPSPEYETFAEYYKTKYNLDLSNLNQPLLDVDHTSSRLNLLTPRHLNQKGKALPLSSAEKRKAKWESLQNKQILVPELCAIHPIPASLWRKAVCLPSILYRLHCLLTAEELRAQTAIDAGVGVRTLPPDFRYPNLDFGWKNSIDSKSFISSPSSCTEDEKYCKHSTTIVPENAAHQGANVENSTPEWCNQTPVNNKASFEKSSDKLHVTNLSERSRDKNTFVCAKSLTNGTADDLQEDNDCQHYPLTSHKSEVSLKSTTSVPKPNTHSIENQPMPSIECTLASNKNLDGHVKKSTSEDCLAVAVTASSSAPLAVYTDMLELATSPVCSDSPKTLGPNPGLILQALTLSNASDGFNLERLEMLGDSFLKHAITTYLFCTYPDAHEGRLSYMRSKKVSNCNLYRLGKKKGLPSRMVVSIFDPPVNWLPPGYLVNQDKSGDDKLDADEMMEDDQLANGTTEEDYDEEDEDEDDDDLMWKEPKDEVNVEDDLEYYQEHIKFIDNMLIGSGAFGKKISLPTFPAAEPSYEWKAPKKSLANVQYSSDADEFDYSSWDAMCYLDPSKAAEEDDFVVGFWNPSEENCGADQGKQSISYDLHTEQCIADKSIADCVEALLGCYLTSCGERAAQLFLCSLGLKVLPVVKNSEVASTCNQTELSKGKAKDVEYDWLKIPPRCMFDHPDAEKTLNHLISGFENFEEKINYTFQNKAYLLQAFTHASYHYNTITDCYQRLEFLGDAILDYLITKHLYEDPRQHSPGVLTDLRSALVNNTIFASLAVKYDYHKYFKAVSPELFHVIDDFVQFQLEKNEMQGMDSELRRSEEDDAKEEDIEVPKAMGDIFESLAGALYMDSGMSLETVWQVYYPMMRPLIEKFSANVPRSPVRELLEMEPETAKFSPAERTYDGKVRVTVEVVGKGKFKGVGRSYRIAKSAAARRALRSLKANQPQVQTS, from the exons ATGGCAGGACTACAGCTTGTGACACCTGCTTCATCACCAATGGGTCCCTTCTTTGGACTCCCTTGGCAACAAGAAGCAATCCATGATAACATTTATACACCAAGGAAATATCAG GTTGAACTTCTTGAAGCAGCTCTAGAACACAATACTATTGTCTGTTTAAATACTGGCTCAGGGAAGACATTTATTGCAGTACTTCTTACAAAAGAGCTGTCTCATCAAATCAGGGGTGACTTTGGCAAAAATGGGAAAAGAACAGTGTTCTTGGTAAATACAG caTCAAATGTTATTCAGCAGGCAGCAACAGTTGAAACCCATTCAGATCTTCTGGTTGGGGAATATACCAATGTTGAAATGACACACACTTGGACAGAAGAAGAATGGAACCATGAAATAACAGAAAAACAg GTTCTTGTCATGACTTGCCACATCTTTTTGCATGTATTGAAGAAAGGATATTTACACCTATCTAAAATCAATCTGCTTGTGTTTGATGAATGTCATCTTGCAATAACGGACCATCCCTATCGGGAAATTATGAAG ATGTGTGAGGACTGCTCATCCTGTCCTCGAATACTGGGTCTTACTGCCTCCATTTTAAATGGGAAATGCGACCCCTCGGAGCTAGAGGAGAAGATTCTGAACCTTGAGAGAATCTTGAAGAGCAATGCAGAAACTGCTACGGACCTCGTTGTCTTAGATAG GTACTCATCTCAGCCTCGTGAAGTTGTTTTAGATTGTGGACCATATGTGGATAAAAGCGGGCTTTGCGAAAGACTCTTTAACGAGTTGGATGAAGCACTTAATTTTCTGAATGACTGCAACATATCTGCACTTCGTGAAGATAGAGATCCAACGTTTATTTCCAAACAG GTGTTGAGTGACTGCCAAGCAGTGTTGACAGTTCTGGGACCTTGGTGCGCAGACAAAGTAGCTGGAATAATGGTGAGGGAACTGCAGAAATACATCAAGCACGAGCAGGAGGAGTTGAACCGGAagttgttattgtttacagacacTATATTGAGAAAAATCCATGCATTGTGCGAAGAGCACTTCTCGCCTGCCTCACTTGACCTAAAATTTGTTACCCCTAAAGTAATGAAGCTGCTTCAGATCCTGCACGAGTACAAACCGTATGAACGGCAGCAGTTTGAGAGTGTGGAGTGGTACAACAACAGAAACCAGGATAATTACGTTTCTTGGAGCGATTCCGAGGACGAGGATGAGGATGAAGAaattgaagaaaaagaaaaacctgaAGCCAATTTTCCTTCCCCTTTCACCAACATATTGTGTGGGATTATTTTTGTTGAGCGACGCTACACTGCAGTGGTCTTAAACAG GCTAATAAAGGAAGCTGGAAAGCTAGACCCTGAACTTGCTTACATCAGCAGCAATTTCATAACTGGGCACAGTATTGGGAAGAATCAACCTCGAAACAAACAGATGGAGGTGGAGTTCAGAAAGCAAGAAGAG GTGCTTCGGAAGTTTCGCGCTCATGAGACCAATTTGCTTATTGCAACTAGTATTGTGGAGGAGGGCGTTGATATTCCAAAGTGCAATTTGGTAGTTCGATTTGATTTGCCAACAGAATATCGTTCTTATGTTCAGTCTAAAGGTCGAGCAAGAGCCCCTGTTTCGAATTATATCATGCTGGCTGACACTGAAAGAACCAAAACTTTTGAAGAGGATCTGAAAACATACAAATCTATAGAAAAG ATCCTTAGGAACAAGTGTTCAAAGGCAACGGATTACAGTGAATTAGAAGTTGAGCCTGTTGTGGACGACGACAACATTTTGCCACCGTATGTACTGCGATCTGAAGATGGAGGCCCACGAGTTACCATTAACACAGCCATTGGGCATGTTAACAG ATACTGTGCACGATTACCAAGTGATCCATTTACCCATCTTGCGCCAAAGTGTAAAACGATGGAACTGAGGAATGGTAGCTACAGGTCCACTCTTTACCTTCCTATCAATTCACCTCTCCGAGTTCCTGTGACT GGACCTACTATGAGTTGTGCAAGGCTAGCTGAGAAAGCTGTGGCCCTTCTTTGCTGTGAAAAATTACACAAAATAg GTGAACTTGATGATCACTTGATGCCTGTTGGGAAAGAGACAGTCAAGTATGAGGAGGAGTTGGACTTGCATGATGAGGAAGAAACCAGCGTACCAGGGAGACCGGGCTCTACAAAACGCAGGCAGTGCTATCCAAAAGCT ATTCCAGAATGCTTGCGGAACAGTTACCCTGTACCTGAGAAACTGTGCTACCTTTATGTGATAGGTATGGCACTGACCACTCCTCTCCCAGACGAGCTAAACTTTAGGAGAAGGAAACTGTATCCTCCAGAAGATACCACCAGATGCTTTGGGATACTGACTGCAAAACCAATACCTCGG ATTCCTCACTTTCCAGTGTACACTCGTTCTGGAGAAGTTACCATATCcattgaactgcagaaatctggCTTCACCTTGAGTGCCCAGCAGCTAGAGCTGATCACCAGACTTCATCAGTACATTTTCTCTCACATTCTTCGTCTTGAGAAACCTGCACTAGAGTTTAAACCTACAGAGGCAGATTCAACCTACTGTGTACTACCTCTTAATGTTG ttgaGGACTCCAAAACTTTGGACTTGGACTTTAAGTTCATGGAAGATATTGAAAAATCGGAAGCACGTGTAGGCATTCCTAACACACAGTATACAAAGGAAAATCTTTTCAGTTTCAAATTGGAGGACTACCAGGATGCAGTTATCATTCCACG gtatCGCAACTTTGACCAGCCTCATCGCTTCTATGTAGCAGATGTCTATACAGATCTTACACCACTTGGTAAATTCCCATCTCCAGAATATGAAACCTTTGCTGAGTACTATAAAACAAAGTATAACCTTGATCTGTCAAACCTCAACCAGCCGCTGTTGGATGTGGACCACACATCCTCAAG acTGAATCTCTTAACTCCTCGACACCTAAATCAGAAAGGTAAAGCACTTCCCTTGAGCAGTGCTGAAAAGAGGAAAGCTAAATGGGAGAGTCTGCAGAATAAACAG ATTTTGGTTCCTGAACTCTGTGCAATCCACCCGATCCCAGCTTCTTTATGGAGGAAAGCAGTCTGCCTCCCCAGTATCCTCTATCGTCTGCACTGCCTTCTAACAGCAGAGGAACTGAGGGCCCAGACGGCCATTGATGCCGGTGTAGGGGTCAGAACTCTTCCTCCTGACTTCAG GTACCCAAACTTGGATTTTGGTTGGAAAAATTCTATTGACAGCAAGTCTTTCATCTCAAGTCCTAGCTCTTGCACAGAAGATGAAAAATACTGTAAGCACAGCACAACTATAGTCCCTGAAAATGCTGCACATCAAGGTGCTAATGTAGAAAACTCCACGCCAGAGTGGTGTAACCAAACGCCTGTGAACAATAAAGCTTCTTTTGAAAAGTCATCTGACAAGCTTCATGTGACCAACCTCTCTGAGCGGAGCAGAgataaaaatacttttgtttgtgcTAAGAGCCTCACAAACGGCACTGCTGATGACCTTCAAGAAGATAATGATTGCCAGCATTATCCGCTAACCTCCCACAAGAGTGAAGTATCTTTAAAATCAACTACCTCAGTTCCCAAGCCGAATACACACAGCATTGAGAACCAGCCCATGCCCAGCATTGAATGTACTCTTGCGAGTAATAAAAACCTTGATGGACATGTAAAAAAATCTACCTCGGAAGATTGCCTGGCAGTGGCAGTGACAGCCAGTTCCTCAGCACCTTTAGCAGTTTATACAGATATGTTGGAACTTGCTACCAGCCCTGTTTGCAGTGACTCCCCCAAAACCCTTGGCCCAAACCCTGGTCTTATACTACAAGCCTTGACCCTCTCCAACGCCAGTGATGGGTTTAATCTGGAAAGGCTAGAGATGCTTGGTGACTCCTTTCTCAAGCATGCAATCACCACCTACTTGTTTTGTACATATCCTGATGCCCATGAAGGCCGTCTGTCGTACATGAGGAGTAAAAAG GTCAGTAATTGTAACCTGTATCGCCTTGGGAAGAAGAAAGGCCTCCCAAGCCGTATGGTGGTTTCAATTTTTGATCCACCTGTGAACTGGCTTCCTCCTGGATATCTGGTTAACCAGGACAAAAGTGGTGATGATAAATTGGATGCAGATGAAATG ATGGAAGATGACCAGCTGGCCAACGGTACAACTGAGGAAGActatgatgaagaggatgaggACGAAGATGACGACGACCTAATGTGGAAGGAACCGAAGGACGAGGTCAATGTCGAAGACGATTTGGAATACTACCAAGAGCACATCAAATTCATTGATAACATGCTGATTGGTTCTGGAGCCTTTGGAAAGAAGATATCCCTTCCAACCTTCCCAGCTGCAGAGCCCAGCTATGAATGGAAAGCCCCTAAAAAGTCCCTTGCTAATGTCCAGTATTCCTCTGATGCGGATGAGTTTGATTACAGCTCTTGGGATGCCATGTGTTACCTCGACCCCAGCAAGGCTGCTGAAGAGGATGACTTTGTAGTTGGGTTTTGGAATCCATCTGAGGAAAACTGTGGGGCTGACCAAGGCAAGCAGTCTATCTCTTATGACTTGCACACTGAACAGTGTATAGCTGACAAGAGTATTGCAGACTGTGTGGAAGCTCTTCTTGGATGCTATCTGACCAGTTGTGGAGAGAGAGCAGCTCAGTTGTTTCTTTGCTCTCTTGGCCTAAAAGTGCTTCCtgttgtaaagaacagtgaggttgCTAGCACCTGTAATCAAACTGAGCTCAGCAAGGGAAAGGCTAAAGATGTGGAGTATGACTGGTTGAAGATCCCCCCAAGATGTATGTTTGATCACCCAGATGCTGAAAAGACCTTGAACCATCTGATATCAGGATTTGAAAACTTTGAAGAGAAAATCAACTATACCTTTCAAAACAAGGCCTACCTTTTGCAAGCTTTCACCCATGCTTCTTACCACTACAATACCATTACAG ATTGTTACCAGCGGCTGGAGTTCCTTGGAGATGCAATATTGGACTACCTCATAACCAAGCACCTTTATGAAGATCCACGGCAGCACTCTCCTGGAGTGCTGACTGACTTGCGATCTGCCCTCGTCAATAACACAATATTTGCTTCTCTGGCTGTAAAGTATGACTACCACAAATACTTTAAAGCGGTCTCTCCTGAGCTGTTCCATGTGATTGATGACTTTGTGCAATTTCAGCTGGAAAAGAATGAAATGCAAGGGATGGATTCTGAG CTAAGGCGGTCTGAAGAAGATGATGCAAAAGAAGAAGATATTGAAGTTCCTAAAGCAATGGGAGACATCTTTGAGTCCCTTGCTGGGGCACTTTACATGGATAGTGGGATGTCTTTGGAGACTGTTTGGCAAGTGTACTATCCAATGATGAGGCCACTAATTG AGAAATTTTCTGCTAATGTTCCTCGTTCTCCAGTACGCGAGTTGTTAGAGATGGAGCCAGAGACTGCCAAATTCAG CCCTGCTGAAAGGACCTACGATGGGAAAGTCCGGGTCACAGTGGAAGTCGTAGGGAAGGGAAAGTTCAAAGGTGTCGGCCGAAGCTACAGGATTGCCAAATCGGCAGCAGCACGGAGAGCCCTGCGAAGTCTCAAAGCGAATCAACCTCAGGTCCAAACCAGCTGA